In Archangium violaceum, the following are encoded in one genomic region:
- a CDS encoding FAD binding domain-containing protein, which produces MNRFSYERAPDVASAVNASVRNDSARFIAGGTNLLDLMKENVSRPSHLIDITRLPLNRIEETGDGGLRIGALVTNSDVAYNEHVERRYPLLSKAILSGATSQLRNMATTGGNLLQRTRCYYFYDTGVPCNKREPGTGCGALNGFNRIHAILGMSAACIATHPSDMCVALAALDATVRVTGPDGDRTIPFSEFHRLPGDTPHLDTNLRQGELITAVDLPAKGFARHHTYLKIRDRASYAFALVSVAAALEMDGERIQQARLALGGVAHKPWRDTAAESMLNGQRATVELFHSVGEAIVREAKGFGYNTFKIDLAKRAVVRALAQATGMEQPS; this is translated from the coding sequence ATGAACAGGTTCTCCTACGAACGCGCCCCGGATGTCGCCAGCGCCGTGAACGCGAGCGTGCGGAATGACTCGGCCCGGTTCATCGCGGGTGGCACCAATCTCCTCGATTTGATGAAGGAGAACGTCTCGCGGCCCAGCCACCTGATCGACATCACGCGGCTGCCGCTGAACAGGATCGAGGAGACCGGAGACGGTGGCCTGCGGATTGGCGCGCTCGTCACCAATTCGGACGTCGCCTACAACGAACACGTCGAGCGGCGCTATCCGCTGCTCTCGAAGGCGATCCTCTCCGGCGCTACGTCCCAGCTGCGCAATATGGCGACCACGGGCGGAAACCTGCTCCAGCGCACGCGTTGTTATTACTTCTACGATACGGGGGTGCCCTGCAACAAACGCGAGCCCGGGACCGGCTGTGGCGCGCTCAACGGCTTCAACCGCATCCACGCCATCCTGGGCATGAGCGCCGCGTGCATCGCCACCCATCCGTCGGACATGTGCGTGGCACTCGCGGCGCTCGACGCGACTGTTCGGGTGACCGGGCCGGACGGTGATCGCACGATTCCGTTCTCCGAGTTCCACCGGCTGCCGGGTGACACGCCTCACCTGGACACGAACCTGCGGCAAGGCGAGCTCATCACGGCCGTGGACCTGCCCGCGAAGGGCTTCGCCAGACACCATACCTATTTGAAGATCCGCGACCGGGCGTCGTATGCCTTCGCGCTCGTGTCGGTGGCCGCCGCACTGGAGATGGATGGCGAGCGGATCCAGCAGGCCCGGCTCGCGCTCGGTGGCGTGGCCCACAAGCCCTGGCGCGACACGGCCGCCGAGTCGATGCTGAACGGCCAGCGCGCCACCGTGGAGCTCTTCCATTCCGTGGGGGAGGCGATCGTCCGGGAAGCGAAGGGATTCGGCTACAACACCTTCAAGATCGATCTGGCGAAGCGGGCCGTGGTGCGAGCCCTGGCCCAGGCCACCGGGATGGAGCAGCCCTCATGA
- a CDS encoding (2Fe-2S)-binding protein has product MNPSSRDVAAGAVPAGSPSGVEITLEVNGVEKRMEVAPWTTLLDLLREYLALTGTKKGCDHGQCGACTVLVNGTRINSCLTLAVMKDGAKVTTIEGLASGETLHPLQQAFVEHDAFQCGYCTPGQICSAQGLINEGKARTLDDIRELMSGNLCRCGAYTNIVAAIEQAMRASGKGPAR; this is encoded by the coding sequence ATGAATCCTTCCTCGCGGGACGTGGCCGCCGGAGCGGTGCCGGCTGGATCGCCCTCGGGCGTGGAGATCACGCTCGAGGTCAACGGCGTGGAGAAGCGGATGGAGGTCGCGCCGTGGACCACCTTGCTCGACCTGCTGCGCGAGTACCTCGCGCTGACCGGCACGAAGAAGGGCTGTGATCACGGCCAGTGCGGAGCCTGCACCGTCCTCGTCAACGGCACGCGCATCAATTCCTGTCTGACCCTGGCGGTCATGAAGGACGGTGCGAAGGTGACGACGATCGAAGGGCTGGCCTCGGGTGAAACACTCCACCCTCTGCAGCAGGCCTTCGTCGAGCACGACGCCTTCCAGTGTGGTTACTGCACGCCAGGGCAGATCTGCTCCGCCCAGGGGTTGATCAACGAAGGCAAGGCCCGGACCCTGGACGACATCCGCGAGCTGATGAGCGGCAATCTCTGCCGTTGTGGCGCCTACACCAACATCGTCGCCGCCATCGAGCAGGCGATGCGCGCGAGCGGGAAGGGGCCGGCGCGATGA